The following proteins are encoded in a genomic region of Oncorhynchus kisutch isolate 150728-3 linkage group LG4, Okis_V2, whole genome shotgun sequence:
- the sema3ab gene encoding semaphorin-3ab, whose translation MASLWGTVVLLCGVVALSGAQQKKSNVPRLKLSYKEMLESNNLVTFEGQVNSSAYHTFLLDEEKGRLVVGAKDHIFSFNLVNISRDMAQIPWPASTSRRDECKWAGKDLMSECSNFIKVLQPFNQTHLYVCGTGAFHPVCAYLEVGKKLEDSVFRLEPQIENGRGKSPYDPKLLTASMLIDGELYSGTSADFMGRDFAIFRTLGQHHPIRTEQHDSRWLNDPRFVSVHLIPESDNQEDDKIYLFFRENAMDGEHAGKATQARIGQLCKNDFGGHRSLVNKWTTFLKARLVCSVPGLNGIDTHFDELQDVFLMSSKDPKNPIIYAVFTTSSNIFKGSAVCLYSMADIRRVFLGPYAHRDGPNYQWVPFQGRVPYPRPGTCPSKTFGGFDSTKDLPDDVITFARGHPAMFNPVYPINNRPIIVKTDTDYQFTQIVVDRVEAEDGQYDVMFIGTDMGTVLKVVSIPRGSWHDLEEILLEEMTVFREQAAITVMKLSTKQQQLYLGSELGVSQMPLHRCEVYGKACAECCLARDPYCAWDGTECSRYFPMAKRRTRRQDIRNGDPLTQCSDLQHQDNLNGQPTVLDKTVYGVENSSTFLECSAKSQRALTYWQYQQANDDRRRDIKTEDRFVCTEQGLLIRTLNKKDSGMYVCQAVEHGFMQTLLKVTLEVIDTERLDDLIHRDDEDAAHTATTHTTARDTSTARESPNQKLWYRDFLSLVNHPTLNSVDEFCEQVWKRERKQRRQKANLSQQVQLHQLHQQQQQGLVHTHTHVHAHGLAAKWKHLQERQKGRNRRTHELERAPRSV comes from the exons ATGGCCTCTCTCTGGGGCACGGTGGTGCTGCTGTGTGGGGTGGTGGCTCTCTCTGGAGCCCAGCAGAAAAAGAGCAATGTTCCCCGGCTAAAACTCTCTTACAAAG agatgttggagtCTAATAACTTGGTGACGTTTGAGGGCCAGGTGAATAGCTCTGCCTACCACACGTTCCTATTGGACGAGGAGAAGGGTCGTCTGGTGGTGGGAGCCAAGGACCACATATTCTCCTTCAACCTAGTCAACATCAGCAGAGATATGGCACAG ATCCCATGGCCTGCCTCCACCTCCAGAAGAGACGAGTGTAAATGGGCAGGAAAGGACCTAATG AGTGAATGCTCTAATTTCATCAAGGTGTTACAGCCATTTAACCAGACCCATCTGTATGTATGTGGAACCGGAGCCTTCCACCCTGTCTGTGCCTACCTGGAGGTGGGGAAGAAACTAGAG GACAGTGTGTTCAGGCTGGAGCCCCAGATAGAGAACGGCCGAGGGAAAAGCCCTTATGACCCCAAGCTGCTCACAGCATCCATGCTCATTG ATGGTGAACTGTATTCTGGGACGTCAGCTGACTTCATGGGGAGAGACTTTGCCATTTTCCGTACGCTGGGACAGCATCACCCAATCAGAACAGAGCAACACGACTCTCGCTGGCTGAACG ACCCCAGGTTTGTGAGTGTCCATCTGATCCCAGAGAGTGACAACCAAGAGGATGACAAGATCTACCTGTTCTTCAGAGAGAACGCTATGGATGGGGAACACGCAGGGAAGGCTACTCAAGCACGCATCGGACAGCTCTGcaag AATGACTTTGGAGGCCACAGGAGTCTAGTGAACAAGTGGACCACGTTCCTGAAGGCCAGACTGGTCTGTTCTGTACCTGGACTCAACGGCATAGACACTCACTTTGACGAACTGC AGGATGTGTTTCTGATGAGCTCTAAGGATCCCAAAAATCCCATTATCTATGCAGTGTTCACTACATCCAG tAACATCTTCAAGGGTTCAGCAGTGTGTCTGTACAGCATGGCAGACATCAGAAGGGTGTTTCTAGGTCCCTATGCCCACAGAGACGGCCCTAACTACCAGTGGGTTCCCTTCCAGGGACGGGTACCATACCCACGGCCCGGAACG TGCCCCAGCAAGACGTTCGGCGGATTTGATTCGACAAAGGACTTGCCCGATGATGTCATAACATTTGCCAGAGGTCACCCGGCGATGTTTAACCCCGTCTACCCCATCAACAACCGACCAATCATAGTCAAGACGGACACAGACTACCAGTTCACACAGATAGTGGTGGACAGAGTGGAGGCTGAGGACGGACAGTACGACGTCATGTTCATaggcacag ATATGGGGACAGTGCTGAAGGTGGTGTCCATCCCCAGAGGGTCCTGGCATGACCTGGAGGAGATTCTACTGGAGGAGATGACTGTGTTCAGG GAACAAGCTGCTATTACAGTGATGAAACTCTCTACAAAGCAG CAACAGTTGTACCTCGGCTCAGAGCTGGGTGTATCCCAGATGCCTTTGCATCGCTGTGAGGTGTACGGGAAGGCCTGTGCTGAGTGCTGTCTGGCTAGAGACCCTTACTGTGCCTGGGACGGGACCGAGTGCTCACGATACTTTCCCATGGCCAAGAG GAGGACAAGGAGACAGGACATCAGGAACGGAGACCCTTTAACCCAGTGTTCAGATCTGCAGCATCAAG ataACCTGAATGGGCAGCCCACGGTGCTGGATAAGACAGTGTATGGAGTGGAAAACAGCAGTACGTTCCTAGAGTGTAGCGCCAAGTCCCAGAGAGCACTCACCTACTGGCAGTACCAACAAGCCAACGACGACCGAAGACGAGAT ATCAAAACAGAGGATCGTTTTGTATGTACGGAGCAGGGCTTGCTGATCCGCACGTTGAACAAGAAGGATTCTGGGATGTATGTGTGCCAGGCAGTAGAACACGGCTTCATGCAGACGCTCCTAAAGGTCACCCTGGAGGTCATCGACACTGAACGCCTCGACGATCTCATTCATCGTGATGACGAAGACGCCGCACACACCGCTACCACACACACCACCGCCCGGGACACGTCCACAGCCCGGGAATCGCCCAATCAGAAGCTTTGGTACCGTGACTTCCTGTCGTTAGTGAACCACCCAACCCTGAATAGCGTGGATGAGTTCTGTGAGCAggtgtggaagagggagaggaagcagAGGAGGCAGAAAGCAAACCTATCCCAACAGGTCCAGTTACACCAGCtacaccagcagcagcagcagggtcTCGTGCACACTCACACCCACGTGCACGCCCACGGCCTGGCGGCCAAATGGAAACACCTGCAGGAGAGGCAGAAGGGCCGCAACCGCCGGACCCACGAACTGGAGAGAGCCCCCCGCAGCGTCTGA